The Arcobacter porcinus sequence AAAAATGATTTGAAACAAGAGATAAATCAAGAGTTAAGAGATTTCAATCAACTTGCTTTTGATACAAAATATAAAGGTGAAAATCTTATTGCAAATAGATTAAATGATGAACAAGACTCAATAAAACTTAGTGCAAATGGAAAGTTATATTCTCTTGATAAAACAAATATTGCAAACTTCACAAATAATATTTTTGATGCTGTAAATAGTGGAGATTTAAATAATCCTGAACACTTACAAAAAGCTATGAAAACAGTAGAAAACACTTCAAGACAGATGAATGAAATATCTCAAAACTTATCAGATTTCACACAAATTCTTTTAAATGATGCAAGAGATAAAATAGCAGAACAAAACTATAACAACTATATAGATTTTGGAAAAGAATCAAGTGATTTTTCTAAAGCAAATATAAATTTAAATGCTGGATATTTAGCAGCTTCTCAAGCAAATGTTGTTCAAGAACAAAGTGTAAGGCTTCTTTCTTAAGCCTTACTTTTTATTGCAAAATCTATTGCAATACCTTCTCTAAGTCCATCATCAAGAACTATCGATTCTTTTTTATTTAAAAGTTCAAAGAACATTCTATAAATATATGTCCCAACTTCTAAATACTCTATTCTTCCTTTTCCAGCAATCTTTATTAATGATTCAAATGATGTTTCTTTTAATAAATTTAAACTATTTTCTAAATCTTGAAGATTTAAAACTGTTCCATTTACTACATTTTTATCATAATTAAAATAGCTATATCCTAGTTTTATAGATGCTATTGTTGTAGGAGTTCCTGCTGTTGCAATGAATATAAAATCTTCTATTGAAAAACTAAGAGTATTTAAAAACTCTTTTATCTCTTTTTTATATAGTTCCAACTCTTCAAATAACTTATTTTTATCTTTTAAAGAGTTTTGAGTAAGTGTCACTATTCCAAAATCAAAGCTTTTACTAAAAAATTCTTCATCTTTTGAAACAATAAGTTCAGTAGATCCTCCACCAATATCCAAAAGTATAAAGTTTTTAGAGTCTATTTTTTCTCTTTTTAATGCATGTTTTATAGCAAGTAAAGTAAGTCTTGACTCTTCATTTGAATCAATTATTTTAAAATTGGCTCCACCATTTTCTTTAATATATTCTAAAACTTCTTTTGAGTTTGTTGCTTTTCTTGCTGCTGCTGTTGTGATACAAACAGCATCTTTTGGATCAAAATTTAATTTTTCTGATGCAATTTTTAAAGCATCAACAACTCTTTTACAAGCTTCAATACTAATTTTTCCACTATTTACTAAACCATCAGCAAGTCCTACAACTTGATGATATTCATCAATAATCTTATAATTAATACAATCGAACTTTAAAACTCTAAATGAGTTTGAACCTAAATCTATTGTTATAACTTCTTTTTTCATTATAAATGCTTTATTTTAATTTTTGAATTTAATAAATATCCAACTAAAACCATAAAAAATAGTACAAAATACTCATTTATATATCCTGTTAAAAAAACAAGATAAACAATCCAAAGTAAAATTGCACCAAGTGGAGTTGGAATACCTGTAAAATATTTTTCAACTTCTCCCTCATTTGCATTTAGGTTAAATTGAATTAATCTTCTAAGTCCTGAAATTACATAATATACAAAAACAGCTGCAATAAAAGTCATACTAAAAAACTGCTCTTTCCCATCAAATATTGCAAAATATATAAACATAGCAGGAACTATAACAAAAGATAAAAAATCAGCATATGAATCAAGTTGTATTCCAAATTCTGTTGATAGATTAAATTTTCTAGCTATTTTTCCATCAAAAATATCAAAAGCTCCAGCAAGCCAAGCAAATAAAGCAGCTCCTAAAAACTCATCGTGTGTTAAAAAGTATATTGCAAATATTCCACATGTAATATTGAAAAATGTAACAATATTTGCCAAATTAAAATGACTATACTTATTAAATAAAAAATTCATTCTTTGCCCTTAATATATATTTTAAAAAACTTTGAAATATTACTATAAACTTGCTCAATTTATGATTTACTATTATTTATAAAACTTATGTTAAAATATTTTCTAACTATTCCAAAGAAGGAGTAATTTTGGAAATTCAAACTGATTATTTAAATACATCATCTATCTATGCAGAACTTTCACTAAAAAAAAGTCAATTAGCAAATATTGATAAACAAGAGCTTTTGAAATCAACTTTTGAAAAAAATGATAGTGCTAATCCTATTTCAAAATATGATGAAAAAGACTATGAAAGAGTTTTAGATAAATTTAAAAGCAAAGATGCAGAAGTAAAAGCTCATGAGCAAACTCATGCAAGCCTTGGAACTACAACTACTCCAATAAGTTATAACTATCAAGTAGGACCAGATGGAAAACTCTATGCAACGGGTGGAAGTGTAAGATTTGATACTTCTATTCCTAAAGATAAAGAAGAAGCTAGTTTAAAACTAGATAAATTACAAAAAGCTTCAAGTTCTGTTGATGATTTAAGTAGAGCTGATATAGCTATTTCATCAGCTGCAAACTTAAATAAAATGTTACTAAATTCACTATTAGGATTTGAAAATGAGAATTGATAATAATCTAAATGCAATGTTAAGTGCTGGTTTACAAATTCAAGAACAAGCTTCAAATATTGCTCAAGTTGCAAATGTAACAGCCGAACCAGAATTTCAAGAGGCTGCTAGTGATATTGTTTCAAGTATGGTTGAACAAATTCCAGAAGTTATTGCTTATAGTGCAAATGCTAAAAGTATTGAGATTCAAGAGATAACTATGCAAAGACTTCTTGATATAAAAGCCTAATTTATGGCTTTTATATATTTTTTATAAATTTATTTAACTCTTTTAATTCATATTCATTAAAAACTTTTATTCCATTTTCTTCTAATAATCTGGCACTCAAACCTTTTTCTTTAATCAATTTTTTGCTAAATGTTCCATCATAAACTTCAATATTTCCACATGATGGAGATTTTGATTTAAATAAAGCGACTTTTATACCATTTTCTAAACATATATCTAAAGCTTTTTTAGCACCAAGCAAAAAATTTATTGTAATATCCTCTTTATTTTCATCAATAACTTTAATTGGCTTTTCATGGCTTATAATTTCAGCTTTTGCTCTAGGTACACCTAATCCACCAGATATTTCAGGACAGATTGAATATATCTCATTTTCACACATAATATCCATAAAAAGTTCTTTTTCTGAAAACTTAAATTTTGGATTTAAAGCTATATTTGAGCTCTCTGCATCATATCTTGTATTCTCTCCTAAAAGGCAAGAAGATACTAAGATTTTCATATATTATATTCCTTAATATTTTATTTTTGCGAATTGTAGCAGTTTATGAATTTAATTTATATTAGTTTGTTTTTGCAACTTTAACTGTAAAAATAGCACCTACATCACTATTTTTAACATTTATAAAACCTTTCATATTTCTTTCTATAATATTTTTTGCCATATAAAGACCTATTCCAGTACCTTGAGTTTGATATCTTGTTGTAAAATATGGGTCAAAAATTTTATCAATGTTTATTTTATCAACTCCTCCTGCATTATCTTTTATTTTAATAATTGCATATTTTACACCATTTTTTATCTCTAAAATTATTTTTGGATTCTTTATATCTCTTTCAATTAAAATATCTTTTGCATTGTTTATTAAATTTAAAATAACTTGAGAGAATTCATTTTTGTAGGCCAAAATATCTATATCATCTTTTATATCAAATCTCATTTCAATATTATGATATTTTAAAGTAGATTCAACTATAAAATATGCATCTTTACAAGCTTGTTCTATTGAGAATAACTCTTTTTCTCCTTGAGGTTTAAAGAAATTTCTAAAATCATCTATCGTTTGAGACATATAATTAGTTAATTTATTTGCTTCAATTATCTTTTTTTCTAAGTACTCTTTTGTAAATTTATCAAAATTATAAGTTACTTTCATATTCATATGAATAGCTGATATTTGAGATAAAGGTTGTCTCCATTGATGAGCTATATTTCCTATCATCTCTCCCATTGCAGCTAATTTACTTTGTTGAATTAAGATTTGCTCTTGTTTTAATCTATGTTTTATCTCTTTTTGAATTCTATTTTCAAGATTTCCTATAACACTATTTATCATATTTTTAAGTTCATTTAATGAAGTATCATTTGTATCTTGGGTAAGTCTAGTTCCTAAGTTACCACTTTTTATATTTTCTAAAACTTTAGTAGCATTTTTAATTAAAGCTTCATTTTGTTCTATATTTTCTCTAATATAAGATACATTTTGATTTATCATTTTAGCTATTTGACCAAATTCATCTTTTCCTTCATTATTTATATCTGAAACTTCTGTTTTTTTATCATTTAAATAATAGAAAAAATTTGTAAGAGCACTTTTTACTTTGTAAATTGATTGTAAAATATTATTAACAATAAATAATCCAATAAAAATTGAAAAAGAGAGTATTAAAGCTATACTTATAAAAACTTCAAGTTTTACTTCTGTAAATTTATTTGAAGCATCATCATATACTCTTGATACATTATTTAAAGCATCTTTTTGTAAATTTAATATTTCTGATACTAAAAGATCAAACTGTTTTTTACTAACAGTAGTTACATTTATATAAGCTCCTTCTTCAAATTCATCTTCTAAATATTTTTTAGTTTTTGAGATATTATTTTTATATTTTTCAAACATTTTATAAAGATTTTCATTACAAATATCTCTATTATTAAAATTTTTATCCAATTCTTTTAAGACAAAATCTAATTCTTTTGATATTTGAGCTCTTATCTCATTATTTGGAGCAATTACTAAAGATTGATGAAGTTGTCTTAGATTGTATAAAGGAGTTATTATTTCATTTTGTAAAAATAAAACAATTTCTGATTTACTATGAACTATTTTCATAGTCATTTTATTATCTTCACTAATATCAATAGTTTTATATCCTAAAAGAAAGATAGAGCTACACAACAAAATAAACAATATCGCAAGTTTTGTTCTGATTTTTAAATTTTTTAATAAATTCATTTTATTCTCTTTGGTTTTATTGGTTTTTCTAACTCTTTATCATATTTTTTATCACCTCTTATTGACCAATGATTTGTGCTAACTTCCATCTCCCATAAAGGTATAACACCTCCTCTATAAGGTTTAAAGATAAGCTCTTTATTTAATGCAAATACATTATTTAAAGAAGGAACTCTTAAAGTATAAGCTTTTTCTCTTTCTCTATGTAAAATATTTTTTACAATATTTTTATACTCTTTTGTATGTGCTTTGGTAATAAAAAAACTTTGAATATTTTTTTGCATAAACTCATCTTTTGGAATAGTTGACCATGCGCTTCCATGTTTATATATAAAAAAGACACTCCAAGGATTTTGTCCATACCAATCATCATCTCCCCAAACTAATAAATCCCAATCTTTTTTATTTTTATTTTTACTTGTTGTTAAAAGTTCTTGATATATATCTTTTTCACTTCTTGTAATTGTATAATTAAACTCTACTCCATATTTTTTTAGTTGAAACTCTATTCCTTTTAATAAAAATAAAAATCTATCTTGAGTAAAAATATTTAATTTTATTCCATTTAACAGAGTTTTTAATTCATCTTGTGTGAAGTTTTTCTCTTTTATTTCAAAATCATTTGCCACTTGTTCTACAATATCATAATTTATTGAAGCAGTAAAAGGAGAAATTCTGCCTTCATTTTTATATACAAAATTTAGTAAGTTTTCTTGATTTAATGCTTGATTTAGTGCAACTCTTACAATATCATTTTCTAATTTTTTATTTCCATTTATTAAATTAAAAAATATAATAAAATTATCTGTCGATTTTGAAATAATAAGTTTTGAATATTTTGATAATATTATTTCAAACTTTTTATTAAAAGGAATTGGCATAAAGTCTAATTTTCCTTCATTTTTAGTAATATCTTCTATTGCTTTGTTTACATCTAACTGCGTATAAACTGTTATTCTTTTTATTTTTGGAAATCTTTTATCCCAATAATATGGATTTGCAATCAGTTCTAATTTTTCTGTATGCTTATCTCCAATTGCAAAGCCCTCTTTTAAAATATAAGGTCCCATACTGTAAGCACCTGATGCTTTATTTGCTGTTCCTGTATATTTACCAACTGGATTATATTTTTCTATATACTCCTTTTTATAAAAATATATAGCTGCTAAATCATTTAAAAATAACTCATATTTACTTTTTAAAACTATCTTGATTCTTTTGTTATCAAGTTTAAAAATATCAAAACTTACTTTATCTATATTTGTATATAAATATGGGTTATTTTTAAAAAATTCTAAATTATAAATTACATCATCAATAGTAAAATCATCTCCATCTTGGAATTTTAAATTATCTCTTAATGTAAAAATATATGTAAAATCATCTAATCTTTCATGAGATTCTGCAAGGTCGTAAACCCAACCATTTTTATTATCATAAGTTCTTAAAAGTCCAGAATTTGTAGCTTTAGCTACATAAGAGTAAGGCAAAGAAGGAAGAAAAATATTAATATGAGAATTTGGATGAAGTTTACTTGCCCTATTTTTAATACTACTATCTTCTCTAAATTCTAAATTATCAGCAATATACTCAGAAGAGAACAAAAATGATGATAAAAAAAGTATTAAAAAAAGTTTTTTAAACAAATCTATAACCTATACCTGAAAGATTTAATATAATATCACTAGGAAGCTTTTTTCTTAAATTTCGAACTAAAGACCTTAAAGCACTATCTGTCATAATATCATCTTGCCAAACTTTACTTTGCAGCTCTTCATACGTAGTTACTCTATTTTTATTTGATATTAAAACTTCAAAAAATGACATCTCTTTTTTATTTAAAAATATAATATCATCTTTATATCTTAACTCTTTTTTATCATAATCAAAACTATAATTTTCATCTGTTTCAAGTAAAACAATATTATTAATATCAAGATTTAAAATACATTTTTCTAAAGAATCCAATAGTTCATCTAATTCTATTGGTTTTACAATATATTTTTCCATATGAAGCTCAACAGCTTCAAGAAGATATTTTTTATCTGTAAAAGCTGTAATCATAACAATTGGTATATTTCTATCTTCTTGCCTTACTTTTTTGACAAATTCAATACCATTTAAAATTGGCATATGTATATCACTAAGAATAATATCTGGTTTTTCTCTTTTATAAAGGTCAAAGGCTTCTTCACCATTTGAAGCCTCTATAACCTTTTTTACATAGTATCCTAAACTATCTGCAATATTTTTTCTTATTCCTTCTTCATCTTCTACATAAAGTATTGTCAAGTTTTTCAACTTTTCAATATTTTCTTCTTTCATAAATCTACCTATTTGTTATTTTTATAAAAACCATCTTTTGCATTTGCTTTTAAATATCTTAACATATAATCTGTTTCGCTATCATCAAGTTGAGCAAAACCTTTCATAGTTTGTAATATTGCTTCCCATTCTAGCATAGTATGAGTTACAGCTCTATGTCCAGCATGACAAGAAGAACACATATCATAATAAAACTCTTCATGCTCTTCCCAAGAATCTTTTATTTTTGAAGTTAAATATGATTTTTCAATTTTTGCTTCTATTTTTATTGCTTGAAGTTCATTTGAATCTTTTATAAAATTATCACTATTTGTTGCCATCAAAAGAAGTTTTGAATTATTTGAATAAAATTGATTTTTTATAGCAAAACCATCAATCTCTACTAATGATATTTTATCATCTATATCTTTTATTAATTTAACAGGTGTTCCAATTAGAATTTCACCTTTTTTTCCATCAAATTCAACTTTTGCATTCTCTAAAAGATACATTTCATTTGAATAAGAAAAACTTGTTAAAAAGAATAAACTTAATACTATTTTTATAATTTTCATTTTAAGCTCCTACTATTTTTGGTGGATTATAAGCTAAATTTGGTGTAATAACTTTAACTTTCCTTATACTTACAAGAGTTGAATTTACAGAAGTTGCATTTGCCATTTTTGATGTTGCTTTTGATGTTGTTAAAACATTTACATGTCCTGAATTACATCTTACTTTTCTTTGATCATTTCCAGAAAATAAAGAATCACCAGCATTTGCATCTTCAGGAGAATACCAAGCACCCTCTTCAATAGCAACAACTCCATCTCTAATTGTATTTGTAACAACAACACCTGCTAAAATACTCCCTCTTTCATTATAAACTTCAACAACTTCCCCATCTTTAATTCCAAATTTCTTTGCATCATTTGGAGATATTCTTATTGGTTCTCTGCCTTGTACTTTTATCGCATTTTGTACCCAAGTATTATCTAATTGTGTATGAATTCTATTTGTTGGATGTGGACTTAAAAGATGTAATGGATATTTCTTAATTAATTCTTCATTACCTAACCATTCTGTTGGTTCAAACCACATTGGATGTCCTTTAAAATCATCATATCCATATGAAGCTAATTTTTCAGAATAAATCTGTATTTTCCCAGTTTCTGTTTTTAGTGCATTTGCAATAGGATCTTTTCTAAATCCTTCATGTCTTACATATTTTTTTGCACTTTCTGGAATATCATAAGCAATAACACCTTTTTCCCAAAACTCTTCAAAAGATATTTTCATATTTCTTTTTGCTGAAGATATATTATAAATTCTTTCTAGCCAATCTTTTGGTGTTCTGTCTCTTGTATAAGCTTTTTCTTTTCCAAATCTTTTTGCTAATTCTGTAAAAATTTCATAATCATCTTTTGCTTCATATCTTGCATCAACAATCTTTTTCATAGCATAAATTCTATCATTTGAATATGACATTGCACTTGCAATATCATCTCTTTCCATTGTTGTAGTTGCTGGTAAAACTATATCAGCCATTTTAGCTGTTGGAGTCCACCAAGGTTCAATTACAACAAAAGTATCTAATTTTCTTAAAGCATCAATTAGCTCATTTGTATTTGGTTGATGACCAATAGGTGAAGCTCCAGCACTTAACATAAAATGAACTTTTGGATAAATAATTTCACTACCTTTATATGTAACTTTTTCACCTGGCTTATTTATTAAATCACTCATTCTTGAAGCTGGAATAGAGATATTAACTTCATCTCCTCCTCCTTGACTAATTCCACCAACTGTTCTTTGTCCTGAAGCGGCATCCCCTCCTCCTTCATAATGCATAGAAAACCCAAAACCTCCTCCTGCTAATCCAACTTGACCTATCATAGAAGCTAAAGTAATTAATGCCCAATCCACTTGCTCTCCATGTTCTGCTCTTTGCATAGCCCAGTTTCCTGCTATAAAAGTTCTATTTGAAATCATAATATCTGCAAGTTTTTCAATAGTTTTAGCTGGAATTTCAGTCAGTTTTTCTGCCCATTTTGTAGTCTTTTCTATACCGTCACTTTCTCCAAGTAAATAT is a genomic window containing:
- a CDS encoding molybdopterin-dependent oxidoreductase, which produces MIKSRRNFLKVSAATSAVLAGSGTLSGAFAKEFAKRTVKIPSASHFGAFYAHVMDGEIVDITSQLDSDANPTVLVKALADRNSSDSRVKYPVVRKSYLEGKEKGELRGKEEFVRVSWEKALDLVVEAIKKAQKKGGNESLYNASYGGWSHPGTFKPNVLAGRFFNQIGGAVGTFGEYSNGAAGAVNPSIVGDMEVYSIQTAHEQIIANTKVLVLWGADLYKTNRAGYSVPNHRCYDAYEEYKKAGIKVISIDPIYTTSAKEFKADWIKIRPGSDVALMLAMMNYLYKSGKYDKEFIEKYTYGFDKFLPYLLGESDGIEKTTKWAEKLTEIPAKTIEKLADIMISNRTFIAGNWAMQRAEHGEQVDWALITLASMIGQVGLAGGGFGFSMHYEGGGDAASGQRTVGGISQGGGDEVNISIPASRMSDLINKPGEKVTYKGSEIIYPKVHFMLSAGASPIGHQPNTNELIDALRKLDTFVVIEPWWTPTAKMADIVLPATTTMERDDIASAMSYSNDRIYAMKKIVDARYEAKDDYEIFTELAKRFGKEKAYTRDRTPKDWLERIYNISSAKRNMKISFEEFWEKGVIAYDIPESAKKYVRHEGFRKDPIANALKTETGKIQIYSEKLASYGYDDFKGHPMWFEPTEWLGNEELIKKYPLHLLSPHPTNRIHTQLDNTWVQNAIKVQGREPIRISPNDAKKFGIKDGEVVEVYNERGSILAGVVVTNTIRDGVVAIEEGAWYSPEDANAGDSLFSGNDQRKVRCNSGHVNVLTTSKATSKMANATSVNSTLVSIRKVKVITPNLAYNPPKIVGA
- a CDS encoding putative metalloprotease CJM1_0395 family protein; the protein is MEIQTDYLNTSSIYAELSLKKSQLANIDKQELLKSTFEKNDSANPISKYDEKDYERVLDKFKSKDAEVKAHEQTHASLGTTTTPISYNYQVGPDGKLYATGGSVRFDTSIPKDKEEASLKLDKLQKASSSVDDLSRADIAISSAANLNKMLLNSLLGFENEN
- a CDS encoding exopolyphosphatase; translation: MKKEVITIDLGSNSFRVLKFDCINYKIIDEYHQVVGLADGLVNSGKISIEACKRVVDALKIASEKLNFDPKDAVCITTAAARKATNSKEVLEYIKENGGANFKIIDSNEESRLTLLAIKHALKREKIDSKNFILLDIGGGSTELIVSKDEEFFSKSFDFGIVTLTQNSLKDKNKLFEELELYKKEIKEFLNTLSFSIEDFIFIATAGTPTTIASIKLGYSYFNYDKNVVNGTVLNLQDLENSLNLLKETSFESLIKIAGKGRIEYLEVGTYIYRMFFELLNKKESIVLDDGLREGIAIDFAIKSKA
- a CDS encoding CDP-alcohol phosphatidyltransferase family protein; this translates as MNFLFNKYSHFNLANIVTFFNITCGIFAIYFLTHDEFLGAALFAWLAGAFDIFDGKIARKFNLSTEFGIQLDSYADFLSFVIVPAMFIYFAIFDGKEQFFSMTFIAAVFVYYVISGLRRLIQFNLNANEGEVEKYFTGIPTPLGAILLWIVYLVFLTGYINEYFVLFFMVLVGYLLNSKIKIKHL
- a CDS encoding response regulator transcription factor, whose protein sequence is MKEENIEKLKNLTILYVEDEEGIRKNIADSLGYYVKKVIEASNGEEAFDLYKREKPDIILSDIHMPILNGIEFVKKVRQEDRNIPIVMITAFTDKKYLLEAVELHMEKYIVKPIELDELLDSLEKCILNLDINNIVLLETDENYSFDYDKKELRYKDDIIFLNKKEMSFFEVLISNKNRVTTYEELQSKVWQDDIMTDSALRSLVRNLRKKLPSDIILNLSGIGYRFV
- a CDS encoding sensor histidine kinase, encoding MNLLKNLKIRTKLAILFILLCSSIFLLGYKTIDISEDNKMTMKIVHSKSEIVLFLQNEIITPLYNLRQLHQSLVIAPNNEIRAQISKELDFVLKELDKNFNNRDICNENLYKMFEKYKNNISKTKKYLEDEFEEGAYINVTTVSKKQFDLLVSEILNLQKDALNNVSRVYDDASNKFTEVKLEVFISIALILSFSIFIGLFIVNNILQSIYKVKSALTNFFYYLNDKKTEVSDINNEGKDEFGQIAKMINQNVSYIRENIEQNEALIKNATKVLENIKSGNLGTRLTQDTNDTSLNELKNMINSVIGNLENRIQKEIKHRLKQEQILIQQSKLAAMGEMIGNIAHQWRQPLSQISAIHMNMKVTYNFDKFTKEYLEKKIIEANKLTNYMSQTIDDFRNFFKPQGEKELFSIEQACKDAYFIVESTLKYHNIEMRFDIKDDIDILAYKNEFSQVILNLINNAKDILIERDIKNPKIILEIKNGVKYAIIKIKDNAGGVDKINIDKIFDPYFTTRYQTQGTGIGLYMAKNIIERNMKGFINVKNSDVGAIFTVKVAKTN
- a CDS encoding DUF523 domain-containing protein, which gives rise to MKILVSSCLLGENTRYDAESSNIALNPKFKFSEKELFMDIMCENEIYSICPEISGGLGVPRAKAEIISHEKPIKVIDENKEDITINFLLGAKKALDICLENGIKVALFKSKSPSCGNIEVYDGTFSKKLIKEKGLSARLLEENGIKVFNEYELKELNKFIKNI
- a CDS encoding ABC transporter substrate-binding protein produces the protein MFKKLFLILFLSSFLFSSEYIADNLEFREDSSIKNRASKLHPNSHINIFLPSLPYSYVAKATNSGLLRTYDNKNGWVYDLAESHERLDDFTYIFTLRDNLKFQDGDDFTIDDVIYNLEFFKNNPYLYTNIDKVSFDIFKLDNKRIKIVLKSKYELFLNDLAAIYFYKKEYIEKYNPVGKYTGTANKASGAYSMGPYILKEGFAIGDKHTEKLELIANPYYWDKRFPKIKRITVYTQLDVNKAIEDITKNEGKLDFMPIPFNKKFEIILSKYSKLIISKSTDNFIIFFNLINGNKKLENDIVRVALNQALNQENLLNFVYKNEGRISPFTASINYDIVEQVANDFEIKEKNFTQDELKTLLNGIKLNIFTQDRFLFLLKGIEFQLKKYGVEFNYTITRSEKDIYQELLTTSKNKNKKDWDLLVWGDDDWYGQNPWSVFFIYKHGSAWSTIPKDEFMQKNIQSFFITKAHTKEYKNIVKNILHREREKAYTLRVPSLNNVFALNKELIFKPYRGGVIPLWEMEVSTNHWSIRGDKKYDKELEKPIKPKRIK